One genomic window of Gallus gallus isolate bGalGal1 chromosome 34, bGalGal1.mat.broiler.GRCg7b, whole genome shotgun sequence includes the following:
- the RDH5 gene encoding retinol dehydrogenase 5 isoform X1, with protein MWLYLLLVVLAWALGWLVRDRQTLPSVKDKHVFITGCDSGFGNLLARRLAQRGFRVLAACLTPQGADGLQRGCAGHLRTTLLDVTRSDSIRRAAEWVREEVGEKGLFGLVNNAGVANPIGPTEWMRIEDYRQVMAVNTFGAIEVTLQLLPLLKRARGRVVNTSSVLGRLSANGGGYCVSKYCIEAFSDSLRRDMYHFGVKVSIVEPGFFKTAVTNLESIEASLRQLWERLAPETRLSYGEEFFHKYLKVQRFIMNIICDADLGKVTRCMEHALGACHPRTRYSAGWDAKLLWLPASYLPACIVDFVLATILPKPAHHVR; from the exons ATGTGGTTGTACCTGTTGTTGGTGGTGCTGGCCTGGGCCCTGGGCTGGCTGGTACGGGATCGCCAAACCCTGCCCTCAGTCAAAGACAAACACGTCTTCATCACCGGCTGCGACAGCGGCTTTGGCAACCTGCTGGCACGGCGGCTGGCCCAGCGTGGCTTCCGTGTGCTGGCTGCTTGCCTGACCCCACAAGGGGCCGATGGGCTGCAGCGAGGCTGCGCCGGGCACCTCCGGACCACGCTGCTGGATGTCACCCGCTCTGATAGCATCCGGCGTGCTGCGGAGTGGGTGAGGGAGGAGGTGGGCGAGAAAG GGCTTTTTGGGCTGGTGAACAACGCTGGGGTGGCCAACCCCATCGGCCCCACGGAGTGGATGCGGATCGAGGACTACCGGCAGGTGATGGCCGTCAACACTTTTGGGGCCATCGAGGTGACCCTACAGCTGCTGCCCCTCCTCAAGAGGGCGCGGGGCCGCGTGGTCAACACCTCCAGCGTGCTCGGCCGCCTCTCGGCCAATGGTGGCGGCTACTGCGTCTCCAAGTATTGCATCGAGGCGTTCTCCGACAGCCTCAG GCGCGACATGTACCACTTCGGGGTGAAGGTGAGCATCGTGGAGCCCGGGTTCTTCAAGACAGCCGTGACCAACCTGGAGAGCATCGAAGCGTCGCTGCGGCAGCTCTGGGAGCGTCTGGCACCCGAGACACGGCTCAGCTACGGCGAGGAGTTCTTCCACAAGT ACCTGAAGGTGCAGAGGTTCATCATGAACATCATCTGTGATGCTGACCTGGGCAAGGTGACGCGCTGCATGGAGCACGCTCTGGGCGCCTGCCACCCACGCACACGCTACAGTGCAGGCTGGGATGCCAAGCTGCTGTGGCTGCCCGCCTCCTACCTGCCCGCCTGCA
- the BLOC1S1 gene encoding biogenesis of lysosome-related organelles complex 1 subunit 1, giving the protein MLSRLLREHQARQSERRELQERRRREAIAAATRLTEALVDHLNVGVAQAYVNQRKLDQEVKTLQAQAAQFAKQTGQWITMVENFNQALKEIGDVENWARSIELDMRTIATALEYIYKGQLQPACS; this is encoded by the exons ATGCTGTCCCGGCTGCTGCGGGAGCACCAGGCCCGGCAGAGCGAGCGGCGGGAGCTGCAGG AGCGGCGCCGTCGGGAGGCGATCGCCGCCGCCACGCGGCTGACGGAGGCGTTGGTGGATCACCTGAAcgtggg tgtggcccaggccTATGTCAACCAACGCAAGCTGGACCAGGAGGTGAAGACCCTGCAGGCTCAGGCAGCTCAGTTTGCCAAGCAGACGGGGCAGTGGATCACCATGGTGGAGAACTTCAACCAGGCCCTCAAG GAGATTGGCGACGTGGAGAACTGGGCGCGCAGCATCGAGCTGGACATGAGGACCATTGCAACAGCCCTGGAGTACATCTACAaggggcagctgcagcctgcctgctcctga